The following proteins come from a genomic window of Archangium lipolyticum:
- the tkt gene encoding transketolase, with protein MIHDPTDWLCINTIRTLSMDAVEQAHSGHPGAPMALAPVAYQLWQQELRYDPTSPVWPNRDRFVLSNGHASMLLYSLLHLTGVRRVTSTYSVEDQVAVSLDDIKKFRQLDSSTPGHPEYRWTSGVETTTGPLGQGVSNSVGMAMASRWLASYFNRPGFELFDYDVWAICGDGDLMEGVASEAASLAGHLKLPNLCWVYDSNHISIDGSTELAFTEDVGKRFEAYGWRVLHVADANDLDALSRAYTTFKQDRGLPTLIIVRSQIGYGAPKKQGSASAHGEPLGEEELKGAKRKYGWPEDAKFLVPDGVRERFAERVGERGKRLRTEWEAKFAEYQKQFPELADQLQRMQRRELPAGWDKELPTFPADAKGAATRETSGKVLNALAKNYPWLVGGSADLNPSTKTYLSFSGAMKPGDHAGRNIHFGVREHAMGSVINGLALCKVRPYSATFLIFSDYERPAIRLSAIMEVPSIHIFTHDSIGLGEDGPTHQPVEHLASLRAIPGVIVIRPADANEVTEAWKVIAPLRHEPVVLVLTRQAVPTLDRTKYAPASGLAKGAYVLIDSEGTPDVILIGTGSEVSLCLQAYEQLKSEGVKARVVSMPSWELFERQDEAYREQVLPSSVRARVAVEKAATFGWERWVGLRGAVVGMRSFGASAPLKALQQKFGFTAENVVKVAREVMEQAKK; from the coding sequence ATGATCCACGATCCAACCGACTGGCTTTGCATCAACACCATCCGCACCCTCTCCATGGACGCGGTGGAACAGGCCCACTCGGGCCACCCGGGCGCGCCCATGGCGCTCGCCCCCGTCGCCTACCAGCTCTGGCAGCAGGAGCTGCGCTACGACCCCACCAGCCCCGTCTGGCCCAACCGCGACCGCTTCGTGCTCTCCAACGGGCACGCCTCCATGCTGCTCTACTCCCTGCTCCACCTGACCGGCGTGCGCCGCGTCACCTCGACCTACTCCGTCGAGGACCAGGTGGCCGTGTCCCTGGACGACATCAAGAAGTTCCGCCAGCTGGACAGCTCCACCCCCGGCCACCCCGAGTACCGCTGGACCAGCGGCGTGGAGACCACCACCGGCCCCCTCGGCCAGGGCGTCTCCAACTCCGTCGGCATGGCCATGGCCTCCCGCTGGCTCGCCAGCTACTTCAACCGCCCCGGCTTCGAGCTCTTCGACTACGACGTCTGGGCCATCTGCGGTGACGGCGACCTGATGGAGGGCGTGGCCAGCGAGGCCGCCTCCCTCGCCGGCCACCTCAAGCTGCCCAACCTCTGCTGGGTCTACGACAGCAACCACATCAGCATCGACGGCAGCACCGAGCTGGCCTTCACCGAGGACGTGGGCAAGCGCTTCGAGGCCTACGGCTGGCGGGTGCTCCACGTCGCGGACGCCAACGACCTGGACGCGCTCTCGCGGGCCTACACCACCTTCAAGCAGGACCGGGGCCTGCCCACCCTCATCATCGTGCGCAGCCAGATCGGCTACGGCGCCCCCAAGAAGCAGGGCAGCGCCAGCGCCCACGGCGAGCCGCTGGGGGAGGAGGAGCTCAAGGGCGCCAAGCGCAAGTACGGCTGGCCCGAGGACGCGAAGTTCCTCGTGCCCGACGGCGTGCGCGAGCGCTTCGCCGAGCGCGTGGGCGAGCGCGGCAAGCGGCTGCGCACCGAGTGGGAGGCGAAGTTCGCCGAGTACCAGAAGCAGTTCCCCGAGCTGGCGGACCAGCTGCAGCGGATGCAGCGGCGCGAGCTGCCCGCGGGCTGGGACAAGGAGCTGCCCACGTTCCCCGCGGACGCCAAGGGCGCGGCCACGCGCGAGACGAGCGGCAAGGTGCTCAACGCGCTGGCGAAGAACTACCCCTGGCTGGTGGGTGGCTCGGCGGACCTCAACCCGTCCACCAAGACGTACCTGTCCTTCTCCGGGGCGATGAAGCCGGGGGACCACGCGGGGCGCAACATCCACTTCGGTGTGCGCGAGCACGCCATGGGCTCCGTCATCAATGGCCTGGCGCTGTGCAAGGTGCGGCCCTACAGCGCCACCTTCCTCATCTTCAGCGACTACGAACGCCCCGCCATCCGCCTCTCCGCCATCATGGAGGTGCCGAGCATCCACATCTTCACCCATGACTCCATCGGTCTGGGCGAGGACGGCCCCACGCACCAGCCGGTGGAGCACCTGGCCAGCTTGCGCGCCATTCCCGGCGTCATCGTCATCCGGCCCGCGGACGCCAACGAGGTGACGGAGGCCTGGAAGGTCATCGCCCCGCTGCGGCACGAGCCGGTGGTGCTGGTGCTGACGCGGCAGGCCGTGCCGACGCTGGACCGGACGAAGTACGCACCCGCCTCGGGGCTGGCGAAGGGCGCCTACGTGCTGATCGACAGCGAGGGGACGCCGGACGTCATCCTCATCGGCACGGGCAGCGAGGTGTCGCTGTGCCTGCAGGCGTACGAGCAGCTCAAGAGCGAGGGCGTGAAGGCGCGCGTGGTGAGCATGCCCTCGTGGGAGCTGTTCGAGCGGCAGGACGAGGCGTACCGCGAGCAGGTGCTGCCGTCGTCGGTGCGGGCGCGCGTGGCGGTGGAGAAGGCGGCGACGTTCGGCTGGGAGCGCTGGGTGGGGCTGCGCGGCGCGGTGGTGGGCATGCGCAGCTTCGGTGCGTCCGCGCCCCTCAAGGCCCTGCAGCAGAAGTTCGGCTTCACCGCGGAGAACGTGGTGAAGGTGGCCCGCGAGGTGATGGAGCAGGCGAAGAAGTAG
- a CDS encoding MASE1 domain-containing protein translates to MPEPKHILQRWHPLAKLGLFALAHYASVRLGMSIVTPDEHVSAMWPASGVTLAALLLSRFRLWPALVLVGIAVEPFAYVPERLPHLSSFILSTGNLLEALLGAFVLRRYVGFRPSLERVRDMLSLLGVSVLLSTLLSASWNVPLLASFGKIPWAAWKSQWWVFWVGDAMGVLLMAPALLSWATRGLEGWSRARQGELLALLLLLALTVQLVFSWAPFDSNDYHPVTYLAFPFILWAALRFDVRGTTAALTVLAALSILHTLEGSGPFATEHVSPHSTTRSVVFLQTFLAAMAVSGLLLAAALGDRRAAQEKATHLNRELHLSLEELAHAQRALVHRERMAALGELSASIAHEVRNPLAAISNSVAALTRLASPQENGTAWELLGVMSEEIARLDHLVTGLLDFARPIEPRLFPQSLDSVVEGALESSLRSEPRAGQVRVARSLDPQLPETLLDPQLLHLALSNLFTNALQAMPQGGELRVELGREQCGGRTMASLTITDTGPGITPEVMARMFEPFYTTKAAGTGLGLAIVRRIVDAHHGCLEVRSTVGQGTTFIVHLPLGQAPGTASAA, encoded by the coding sequence GTGCCTGAGCCCAAGCACATCCTCCAACGCTGGCATCCACTCGCGAAGCTGGGGCTGTTCGCGCTCGCGCACTACGCCAGCGTGCGTCTGGGCATGAGCATCGTCACCCCGGACGAGCACGTGTCCGCCATGTGGCCCGCCAGTGGTGTGACGCTCGCGGCCCTGCTGCTGTCGCGCTTCCGCCTCTGGCCCGCGCTCGTCCTGGTGGGCATCGCCGTGGAGCCCTTCGCCTATGTCCCGGAGCGGCTGCCCCACCTCTCTTCCTTCATCCTGTCCACCGGCAACCTCCTGGAGGCGCTCCTCGGGGCCTTCGTCCTGCGCCGCTACGTCGGCTTCCGTCCTTCCCTGGAGCGGGTGCGGGACATGCTCTCGCTGCTGGGAGTCTCCGTCCTGCTGAGCACCCTGCTCAGCGCCTCCTGGAACGTCCCCCTGCTGGCGTCGTTCGGGAAGATTCCGTGGGCGGCCTGGAAGAGCCAGTGGTGGGTCTTCTGGGTGGGCGATGCCATGGGCGTGCTGCTCATGGCGCCAGCGCTGCTCTCCTGGGCCACGCGCGGGCTCGAGGGCTGGAGCCGCGCACGCCAGGGCGAGTTGCTGGCCCTGCTGCTGCTGCTGGCCCTCACCGTCCAGCTCGTCTTCTCCTGGGCCCCCTTCGACTCCAACGACTACCACCCCGTCACCTACCTGGCCTTCCCCTTCATCCTCTGGGCCGCGCTGCGCTTCGACGTCCGGGGCACCACGGCCGCCCTCACCGTGCTCGCCGCACTGTCCATCCTGCACACCCTCGAGGGCAGCGGACCCTTCGCCACCGAGCACGTGTCGCCCCACTCCACCACCCGGAGCGTCGTCTTCCTCCAGACCTTCCTGGCCGCCATGGCCGTCTCGGGGCTGCTGCTGGCCGCCGCCCTCGGCGATCGCCGCGCCGCGCAGGAGAAGGCCACCCACCTCAACCGCGAGCTGCACCTGTCCCTGGAGGAGCTGGCCCACGCCCAGCGCGCCCTCGTGCACCGCGAGCGCATGGCCGCGCTCGGCGAGCTGTCCGCCAGCATCGCCCACGAGGTGCGCAACCCCCTGGCCGCCATCTCCAACTCCGTGGCCGCCCTCACCCGCCTGGCTTCCCCCCAGGAGAACGGCACCGCCTGGGAGCTGCTCGGCGTCATGAGCGAGGAGATCGCCCGGCTGGACCACCTCGTCACCGGACTGCTGGACTTCGCCCGGCCCATCGAGCCCCGCCTCTTCCCCCAGTCGCTCGACTCGGTCGTGGAAGGGGCCCTGGAGTCCTCGCTGCGCTCGGAGCCCCGCGCCGGACAGGTGCGGGTGGCGCGCTCGTTGGATCCGCAGCTGCCCGAGACGCTCCTGGACCCGCAGCTGCTGCACCTGGCCCTCAGCAACCTCTTCACCAACGCCCTGCAGGCCATGCCCCAGGGCGGCGAGCTGCGCGTGGAACTCGGCCGCGAGCAGTGTGGCGGCCGCACCATGGCCTCGCTCACCATCACCGACACCGGCCCGGGCATCACCCCCGAGGTGATGGCCCGCATGTTCGAGCCCTTCTACACCACCAAGGCCGCCGGCACCGGCCTGGGCCTCGCCATCGTCCGGCGCATCGTGGACGCCCACCACGGCTGCCTGGAGGTGCGCAGCACCGTGGGCCAGGGGACGACCTTCATCGTCCACCTGCCCCTGGGTCAGGCGCCGGGCACCGCCTCGGCCGCCTGA
- a CDS encoding serine hydrolase domain-containing protein has protein sequence MHRLHTHDKFWLPALVALALSSALPARAAECPTRSSWPTEGWPDGRSEVASVRAARIQALEEYAFTLQGRDEERKGVRTDGLLLIHKGRVVYERYGRGFDASKRHLAWSVSKSFISALTGIAVARGSVKLDDSICEYVKARREESCAITVRNLLEFASGLDWREDYENGGTHQTSSVLAMLYGEGRQDMVSFITGHALSDKPGTSWRYSSGDATLLSGVLDAALRPSLGKDWAWTLLLDVLGMKSAAWERDGKGVVVGSSYLHATPRDLAKLGFLYLNDGCWEGGRVLPENWVTESTQVSGPIHLKSYERGSDDVQGWQWWLNRPIPGVQKELPWPSAPEGTYVARGHWGQSITVIPSKDLLVVRTADDRDGSFSLDTLLKLSLAVVEDLP, from the coding sequence ATGCATCGACTCCACACCCACGACAAGTTCTGGCTGCCCGCGCTGGTGGCCCTGGCGCTGTCTTCCGCGTTGCCCGCGCGGGCGGCCGAGTGTCCCACGCGTTCCTCGTGGCCCACGGAGGGCTGGCCCGATGGCCGGTCCGAGGTGGCCTCGGTGAGGGCTGCGCGAATCCAGGCGCTGGAGGAGTACGCCTTCACGCTCCAGGGCAGGGACGAGGAGCGCAAGGGCGTGCGCACGGACGGGTTGCTCCTCATCCACAAGGGACGGGTGGTGTACGAGCGCTACGGACGCGGCTTCGACGCGAGCAAGAGGCACCTGGCCTGGTCGGTGTCGAAGAGCTTCATCAGCGCGCTCACGGGCATCGCGGTGGCACGGGGCTCGGTGAAGCTGGACGACTCCATCTGCGAGTACGTGAAGGCGAGGCGGGAGGAGAGCTGCGCCATCACGGTGCGCAACCTGCTGGAGTTCGCCTCGGGGCTGGACTGGCGGGAGGACTACGAGAACGGCGGCACCCACCAGACGTCCTCGGTGCTGGCGATGCTGTACGGCGAGGGCCGCCAGGACATGGTGTCCTTCATCACCGGGCACGCGCTGAGCGACAAGCCGGGCACCTCGTGGAGGTACTCGTCCGGGGACGCGACGCTGCTCAGTGGGGTGCTGGACGCGGCGCTGCGGCCCTCGCTGGGCAAGGACTGGGCGTGGACGCTGCTGCTCGACGTGCTGGGGATGAAGAGCGCCGCCTGGGAGCGGGATGGCAAGGGCGTGGTGGTGGGCTCCTCGTACCTGCATGCCACGCCGCGCGACCTGGCGAAGCTGGGCTTCCTCTACCTCAATGACGGGTGCTGGGAAGGTGGGCGGGTGCTGCCCGAGAACTGGGTGACGGAGTCCACACAGGTCTCCGGGCCCATCCACCTGAAGTCCTACGAGCGCGGCTCCGATGACGTGCAGGGCTGGCAGTGGTGGCTCAACCGTCCCATTCCCGGCGTACAGAAGGAGCTGCCCTGGCCGAGCGCGCCCGAGGGCACCTACGTGGCACGCGGGCACTGGGGCCAGTCCATCACCGTCATTCCCTCGAAGGATCTGCTCGTGGTGCGGACCGCGGATGACCGGGATGGGAGCTTCTCGCTGGACACGCTGCTGAAGCTGTCGCTCGCGGTGGTGGAGGACCTGCCATGA
- a CDS encoding sigma 54-interacting transcriptional regulator produces the protein MTATSENPIPLRSERKPLYVQVVTQPALHGCWAVNISETGIGLIATPKGPTEGPREGEELEMAFTLPDSRARIRGRGVVRWRHDPLEREESAVTALGISFQSFEGSDGVTLKRYLLDHQLYVAVVFPEEAQMRSLREALEGHVRLRFASSPEDVDLLLGRGDISAIMVCGRDEARAVALVERLALKRSEADPTGAGPASDLSPRILYCAPAVPTRLVELFNQGKIFRALTPPLEPLALRQAVLQASRELGMRTEQRRAALELERNLLRERAREAPRLSPQADVTEEPGFRSPAMREVVEMVRVAAPHRVAVLLQGETGTGKEVLARIIHRLSGRSDLPLVVQDCGALTETLLESELFGHVKGAFTGAVVDHPGLFVLADGGTIFLDEIENTTPNLQSKLLRVLESGDVRPVGSTQVRRVDVRIIAASNRDLSEEVREGRFRSDLFYRLNSFTIDLPPLRERPEDILDLARHFLAHFNRTLRRAASGLSEEAEQILMSAKWPGNVRELRNCMERAVLLSTGEEWVTRRHLPPNLVAGARGASRQQVHASGSGSLKERLEQLEKEIIREALERNGGVVRRAAAALEMDPVTLGRRVRRHGLISKDS, from the coding sequence ATGACGGCCACGAGCGAAAACCCCATCCCCCTCCGAAGCGAACGCAAGCCCCTGTACGTGCAGGTGGTGACCCAGCCCGCCCTTCACGGGTGCTGGGCGGTGAACATCAGCGAGACGGGTATCGGGCTGATCGCCACCCCGAAGGGGCCCACGGAGGGGCCGCGCGAGGGCGAGGAGTTGGAGATGGCCTTCACGCTGCCGGACTCGCGCGCGCGCATCCGCGGGCGGGGCGTGGTGCGCTGGCGGCATGATCCGCTGGAGCGGGAAGAGAGCGCGGTGACGGCGCTGGGCATCAGCTTCCAGTCCTTCGAGGGCTCGGACGGGGTGACGCTCAAGCGCTACCTGTTGGACCACCAGCTGTACGTGGCGGTGGTGTTCCCGGAGGAGGCGCAGATGCGGAGCCTGCGCGAGGCGCTGGAGGGCCACGTGCGCCTGCGCTTCGCGAGCTCGCCCGAGGACGTGGACCTGTTGCTGGGACGCGGGGACATCAGCGCGATCATGGTGTGCGGGCGGGACGAGGCGCGGGCGGTGGCCCTGGTGGAGCGGCTGGCATTGAAGCGCTCGGAGGCGGACCCCACCGGGGCGGGGCCCGCGAGCGACCTGTCGCCCCGCATCCTCTATTGCGCGCCCGCGGTGCCCACGCGGCTGGTGGAGCTGTTCAACCAGGGGAAGATCTTCAGGGCGCTCACCCCGCCGCTGGAGCCGCTCGCGCTGAGACAGGCGGTGCTCCAGGCGAGCCGCGAGCTGGGGATGCGCACGGAGCAGCGGCGGGCCGCGCTGGAGCTGGAGCGCAACCTGCTGCGCGAGCGCGCGCGAGAGGCCCCGCGGCTCTCCCCCCAGGCGGACGTGACCGAGGAGCCCGGCTTCCGCAGCCCCGCCATGCGCGAGGTGGTGGAGATGGTGCGCGTGGCCGCGCCCCACCGGGTGGCCGTGCTGCTGCAGGGCGAGACGGGCACGGGCAAGGAGGTGCTCGCGCGCATCATCCACCGGTTGAGCGGGCGGAGCGACCTGCCGCTGGTGGTGCAGGACTGCGGCGCCCTCACCGAGACGCTGCTCGAGAGCGAGCTCTTCGGCCACGTGAAGGGCGCCTTCACCGGCGCCGTGGTGGACCACCCGGGGCTCTTCGTGCTCGCGGATGGGGGCACCATCTTCCTGGACGAGATTGAAAACACCACCCCCAACCTCCAGTCCAAGCTGCTGCGGGTGCTGGAGAGCGGGGACGTGCGGCCGGTGGGAAGCACCCAGGTGCGCCGGGTGGACGTGCGCATCATCGCCGCCAGCAACAGGGACCTGTCCGAGGAGGTGCGCGAGGGCCGCTTCCGCAGCGACCTCTTCTACCGGCTCAACAGCTTCACCATCGACCTGCCCCCGCTGCGCGAGCGCCCCGAGGACATCCTGGACCTGGCGCGCCACTTCCTGGCCCACTTCAACCGCACGTTGAGGCGCGCGGCCAGCGGGCTGTCGGAGGAGGCCGAGCAGATACTGATGTCGGCGAAGTGGCCGGGCAACGTGCGCGAGCTGCGCAACTGCATGGAGCGCGCCGTGCTGCTGTCCACGGGCGAGGAGTGGGTGACACGGCGCCACCTGCCTCCGAACCTGGTGGCGGGCGCGCGGGGCGCCTCGCGGCAGCAGGTGCACGCGAGTGGCTCGGGCTCGCTGAAGGAGCGGCTGGAGCAGTTGGAGAAGGAGATCATCCGCGAGGCCCTGGAGCGCAACGGAGGCGTGGTGCGGCGCGCGGCCGCCGCGCTGGAGATGGATCCGGTGACGCTCGGCCGCCGGGTACGGCGGCACGGGCTCATCAGCAAGGACTCCTGA
- a CDS encoding DUF2378 family protein produces MSTSICEVGVDRGTQDLRGDLERRLSLATPRDTVRGMFCLGTLEAVRSLAGEAAMRLCVEAGGEPRFVEFFNYPVSTYLRVNDAAARVLEPVCGGWEEAQRQLGRRATADMLHSAAGKALMMLSKGESRRLLGMLPSAYRSAVNYGERSVVWEGASRGRILMRRDFMPSAYHEGVLLAALERVNARSVSVRAWRMGLLDCEYLVCWQ; encoded by the coding sequence ATGAGCACGAGCATCTGTGAGGTCGGTGTGGACCGGGGCACGCAGGATTTGCGCGGGGACCTGGAGCGGAGGCTGTCGCTGGCGACGCCCCGGGACACGGTGCGGGGCATGTTCTGCCTGGGCACGCTGGAGGCGGTGCGGTCGCTGGCGGGCGAGGCGGCCATGCGCCTGTGCGTGGAGGCGGGGGGCGAGCCGCGCTTCGTGGAGTTCTTCAACTACCCGGTGAGCACGTACCTGAGGGTGAACGACGCGGCGGCCAGGGTGCTGGAGCCGGTGTGTGGCGGGTGGGAGGAGGCGCAGCGGCAGCTGGGGAGGCGCGCCACGGCGGACATGCTGCACTCGGCGGCGGGCAAGGCGTTGATGATGCTCTCCAAGGGGGAGTCGCGGCGGCTGCTGGGGATGTTGCCCTCGGCGTACCGGTCGGCGGTGAACTACGGGGAGCGCTCGGTGGTGTGGGAGGGGGCCTCGCGGGGCCGCATCCTCATGCGGCGCGACTTCATGCCGAGCGCGTACCACGAGGGCGTGCTGCTGGCGGCGCTGGAGCGGGTGAATGCGCGCTCGGTGTCGGTGCGCGCCTGGCGGATGGGGTTGCTCGACTGCGAGTACCTCGTCTGTTGGCAATAG
- a CDS encoding DUF2378 family protein — translation MSIEAVTLMEAPCGWEWDLAWRMSMAAPEDTVRGLFFNSALVAVRKLGGETVVRRCLEEGGEGKFLDFYSYPLKAFLRLLGCAARELGARWGGGEAVLRELGRHANAGFLASPVGRMAVLMSYGSPRRMMESVPDMYRHSLSFGEQSVVWTGQSQGRFVVKGDFLPSACHEGVLEGLLESSGGRRVRVSREWVHELDGEYAFSWG, via the coding sequence ATGAGCATCGAGGCGGTGACGCTGATGGAAGCACCGTGCGGTTGGGAGTGGGACCTGGCGTGGCGGATGTCCATGGCGGCACCGGAGGACACGGTGCGGGGGCTGTTCTTCAACAGTGCGCTGGTGGCGGTGAGGAAGCTGGGGGGCGAGACGGTGGTGAGGCGCTGCCTGGAGGAGGGCGGGGAGGGGAAGTTCCTCGACTTCTACAGCTACCCATTGAAGGCGTTCCTGAGGCTGCTGGGGTGCGCGGCGCGGGAGCTGGGGGCGAGGTGGGGAGGAGGGGAGGCGGTGCTGCGCGAGCTGGGGCGGCACGCGAACGCGGGCTTCCTGGCCTCGCCGGTGGGGCGCATGGCGGTGCTGATGTCCTACGGCAGCCCGAGGCGGATGATGGAGAGCGTGCCGGACATGTACCGGCACTCGCTGAGCTTCGGGGAGCAGTCGGTGGTGTGGACGGGGCAGAGCCAAGGCCGCTTCGTGGTGAAGGGGGACTTCCTGCCCTCGGCGTGCCACGAGGGTGTGCTGGAAGGACTGTTGGAGTCCTCGGGCGGACGCCGGGTGCGGGTGTCGCGCGAGTGGGTGCACGAGTTGGATGGGGAGTACGCGTTCAGCTGGGGGTAG
- the rnhA gene encoding ribonuclease HI has protein sequence MSLPLVHIYCDGACSPNPGIGGWGSILISPAHGNARRELSGAEPETTNNRMELTAALMALRALKAPCRVELFTDSQYVRNAFEEKWLEKWQRTGWKTSSKQPVQNADLWRDLLEQTRVHQVRWNWVRGHAGHEENERADALAVAARLALAAKLGR, from the coding sequence ATGTCCCTACCCCTGGTCCACATCTATTGTGATGGCGCGTGCTCGCCGAACCCTGGCATTGGAGGCTGGGGTTCCATCCTGATTTCCCCGGCGCACGGCAATGCGCGGCGGGAGCTGAGCGGGGCGGAGCCGGAGACGACGAACAACCGGATGGAGCTGACGGCGGCGCTGATGGCGCTGAGGGCGTTGAAGGCGCCGTGCCGGGTGGAGCTCTTCACGGATTCGCAGTACGTGCGCAACGCGTTCGAGGAGAAGTGGCTGGAGAAGTGGCAGCGCACGGGGTGGAAGACGTCGAGCAAGCAGCCGGTGCAGAACGCGGACCTGTGGAGGGATTTGTTGGAGCAGACGCGGGTGCACCAGGTTCGATGGAACTGGGTGAGGGGGCACGCGGGGCACGAGGAGAACGAGAGGGCGGACGCGTTGGCGGTGGCGGCGAGGCTGGCATTGGCGGCGAAGCTGGGCCGCTGA
- a CDS encoding NADP-dependent oxidoreductase has protein sequence MTVTNHQFRLAARPVGLPKREDWNYTEEPVREPGEGEMLVKVLYISLDPAMRGWMNDAKSYIPPVGIGEVMRAGGVGKVVSSKHPGFKAGDYVMGTFGVQEYALSNGKGVTQVDPRIAPLPVYLGTLGMPGLTAYFGLLDIGKPKAGETVVVSGAAGAVGTVVGQIAKLKGCRVVGIAGGPDKCRYIVEELGFDAAIDYKSEDVKKALRTHCPKGVDVYFDNVGGDILDAVLTQINLRARIIICGAISQYNATGPVKGPANYMSLLVHRASMTGMIVFDYADRYAEAAREMAGWLTAGKLKSREDIATGFQTFPETFLKLFKGENTGKLVLEVAKD, from the coding sequence ATGACCGTCACCAATCACCAGTTCCGCCTCGCCGCCCGCCCCGTGGGCCTCCCCAAGCGCGAGGACTGGAACTACACCGAAGAGCCCGTCCGCGAGCCCGGCGAAGGCGAGATGCTCGTCAAGGTCCTCTACATCTCGCTCGACCCCGCCATGCGCGGCTGGATGAACGACGCGAAGTCCTATATCCCCCCCGTGGGCATCGGCGAGGTCATGCGCGCCGGCGGCGTCGGCAAGGTCGTCTCCAGCAAGCACCCCGGCTTCAAGGCCGGTGACTACGTCATGGGCACCTTCGGCGTGCAGGAGTACGCCCTCTCCAATGGCAAGGGCGTCACCCAGGTGGACCCGCGCATCGCTCCGCTGCCCGTCTATCTCGGCACCCTCGGCATGCCCGGCCTGACCGCCTACTTCGGGCTGCTCGACATCGGCAAGCCCAAGGCCGGTGAAACCGTCGTCGTCTCCGGTGCCGCCGGCGCCGTGGGCACCGTCGTGGGGCAGATCGCGAAGCTCAAGGGCTGCCGCGTCGTCGGCATCGCCGGCGGCCCCGACAAGTGCCGCTACATCGTCGAGGAGCTCGGCTTCGACGCCGCCATCGACTACAAGTCCGAGGACGTCAAGAAGGCCCTGCGCACCCACTGCCCCAAGGGCGTCGATGTCTACTTCGACAACGTCGGCGGCGACATCCTCGATGCCGTCCTCACGCAGATCAACCTCCGCGCCCGCATCATCATCTGCGGCGCCATCTCCCAGTACAACGCCACCGGCCCCGTCAAGGGCCCGGCCAACTACATGTCCCTGCTCGTCCACCGCGCCAGCATGACCGGCATGATCGTCTTCGACTACGCCGACCGCTACGCCGAGGCCGCTCGCGAAATGGCCGGCTGGTTGACCGCCGGCAAGCTCAAGTCCCGCGAGGACATCGCCACGGGCTTCCAGACCTTCCCCGAGACCTTCCTCAAGCTCTTCAAGGGCGAGAACACCGGCAAGCTCGTGCTCGAGGTCGCCAAGGACTGA
- a CDS encoding TetR/AcrR family transcriptional regulator yields MSTRHVAGSGRAEILAAAIREFADHGYAGATTAGIARRAGVTQPLVHHHFGSKQGLWHAVLGELFQELRAVMEVAQREVEGADRATRLEHLLRAFVCFSGRRPELSRLIRTESSAGGEAFEDLFESRLSVSLSFLLKELSAAVEDGTIRPVDSRFAYFAIIGASTQAFAQPELARRAFGLDVKDEQAIARYADLVVELVTRGLRATPEGKRPAARKGPASRSKQR; encoded by the coding sequence GTGAGTACTCGTCATGTCGCAGGCAGCGGTCGAGCGGAGATCCTCGCCGCGGCGATCCGGGAGTTCGCGGACCACGGCTACGCGGGCGCGACGACCGCGGGCATCGCCCGGCGGGCGGGGGTGACGCAGCCGCTGGTGCACCACCACTTCGGCTCGAAGCAGGGGCTGTGGCACGCGGTGCTCGGGGAGCTCTTCCAGGAGCTGCGCGCGGTGATGGAGGTGGCCCAGCGCGAGGTGGAGGGCGCGGACCGGGCCACCCGGCTGGAGCACCTGCTGCGGGCCTTCGTGTGCTTCAGTGGCCGGCGTCCGGAGCTCTCCCGCCTCATCCGTACCGAGAGCAGCGCGGGGGGCGAGGCCTTCGAGGACCTCTTCGAGAGCCGGCTCTCGGTCTCGCTGTCCTTCCTGCTGAAGGAGCTGTCCGCCGCGGTGGAGGACGGGACGATCCGTCCGGTGGACTCGCGCTTCGCCTACTTCGCCATCATCGGCGCGAGCACCCAGGCCTTCGCCCAGCCCGAGCTGGCCCGGCGCGCCTTCGGGCTGGACGTGAAGGACGAGCAGGCCATCGCGCGGTACGCGGACCTGGTGGTGGAGTTGGTGACGCGGGGACTGCGCGCCACCCCGGAGGGGAAACGCCCGGCTGCCCGGAAGGGCCCGGCATCCCGTTCGAAGCAGCGCTGA